Proteins from a single region of Bogoriella caseilytica:
- a CDS encoding NAD-dependent epimerase/dehydratase family protein: MRVVVVGATGHVGTAVLTALADQDDVEILGIARRLPDRTVAPYDAAEWTTADVGAETLSDRAEDELIDALAEAFAGADAVIHLAWLIQPNHDRALLRRTNVEGTRRVAQACARAGVGQLVCASSWAAYSPQPEQHDLSLQDESWPVHGVPSSHYSVDKAAQERVLDELESQHPGIVVTRMRMALVFSRHAGAQVGRYFLGPWVPRSVLAPGRLPVLPSPIGLRVQVVHASDAARAYVAAVRRKAGGAFNITTGEVLGAAELAEVVDHGLSLPLPSRALRPLWHYAWRARIAAADPGWLDLATSLPAVDPGRARRELGWQPRHDARSAVRDMLRGLTQRTGRPTLPMRAHDRAFEGVPGQRPGLRGRGQLTGSGPVDRKLLRFYLDDHLTGASGGVQRIERMAHAYADTVAGDELLLLAAEIGDARRDLIGVMDRLGLRRRQHRHAAAWVAERGARLKTNGRISTSPLSALLELEIMRAAVTGQAGLWQTLTDLAEELGLDRAAMEQLSRRSEGFAERLADLHGRVRTSALRVPERVDTTDPATLNAVGAATDMVEPGEGRVHE, encoded by the coding sequence ATGAGGGTCGTGGTGGTGGGAGCCACCGGCCATGTGGGCACCGCCGTCCTGACTGCTCTGGCCGACCAGGACGACGTCGAGATCCTCGGCATCGCCCGGCGCCTACCCGACCGCACCGTGGCTCCCTACGACGCGGCCGAATGGACTACCGCGGATGTGGGGGCCGAGACACTCTCGGATCGTGCCGAGGACGAGCTCATCGACGCTCTCGCCGAGGCCTTCGCGGGCGCGGATGCCGTCATTCACCTGGCCTGGCTCATCCAGCCCAATCACGACCGTGCACTGCTGCGGCGCACGAACGTGGAGGGAACCCGCCGGGTGGCCCAGGCCTGCGCCCGCGCCGGAGTGGGGCAACTGGTCTGCGCCTCCTCCTGGGCCGCGTACTCACCGCAACCGGAGCAGCACGACCTCTCCCTGCAGGACGAGTCCTGGCCGGTGCACGGGGTGCCCTCCTCCCACTACTCGGTGGACAAGGCCGCCCAGGAGCGCGTGCTGGATGAGCTGGAGTCCCAGCACCCGGGCATCGTGGTCACTCGCATGCGCATGGCGCTGGTCTTCTCCCGCCACGCCGGGGCGCAAGTGGGCCGCTACTTCCTCGGCCCCTGGGTGCCCCGTTCGGTTCTGGCGCCCGGCCGCCTGCCGGTCCTGCCCTCCCCGATCGGGCTGCGCGTGCAGGTGGTCCACGCCTCCGACGCCGCCCGCGCCTACGTCGCGGCGGTCCGGCGCAAGGCCGGGGGTGCCTTCAACATCACCACCGGAGAGGTGCTCGGCGCCGCCGAGCTGGCGGAGGTGGTCGATCACGGCCTGAGCCTCCCGCTGCCGAGCCGCGCTCTGCGACCCCTGTGGCACTACGCATGGCGGGCGCGCATCGCCGCCGCCGACCCCGGGTGGCTGGACCTGGCCACCAGCCTGCCTGCGGTCGATCCGGGCCGCGCGCGCCGGGAACTCGGCTGGCAACCACGCCACGACGCGCGCTCCGCCGTGCGCGACATGCTCAGGGGCCTGACGCAGCGCACCGGACGACCCACCCTGCCGATGCGGGCGCATGACCGCGCCTTCGAGGGCGTTCCCGGTCAACGGCCCGGCCTGCGGGGGCGAGGCCAGCTGACCGGCAGTGGGCCCGTGGACCGCAAGCTGCTGCGGTTCTACCTCGACGATCACCTCACCGGCGCCTCGGGCGGCGTCCAGCGGATCGAGCGGATGGCCCATGCCTATGCGGACACCGTGGCCGGGGACGAACTCCTCCTCCTGGCCGCGGAGATCGGCGATGCCCGGCGTGATCTGATCGGCGTGATGGACCGGCTCGGCCTGCGCCGGCGCCAGCACCGTCACGCGGCGGCCTGGGTGGCCGAGCGCGGGGCCCGGCTCAAGACCAATGGCCGGATCAGCACCTCACCGCTCTCCGCTCTGCTGGAGCTGGAGATCATGCGAGCCGCGGTCACCGGCCAGGCGGGTCTGTGGCAGACCCTGACGGACCTCGCCGAGGAACTCGGCCTGGATCGAGCAGCCATGGAGCAGCTGAGCCGGCGTTCGGAGGGTTTCGCCGAACGCCTGGCCGATCTGCACGGCCGCGTCCGCACCTCCGCCCTGCGGGTGCCGGAGCGGGTCGACACCACCGACCCGGCCACCCTCAACGCGGTGGGAGCGGCCACCGACATGGTCGAACCCGGCGAGGGACGAGTCCATGAGTGA
- a CDS encoding carboxylate-amine ligase, which produces MSELRTVGVEEEMLLVERATGHAMSLQSQVLAAMPENPPDGEIEGEFAREQIEVGSAPHEDLAVLAAELSEWRHRASVAARHQGAAVAALGLSPTPTVPHRAPGSRYAQIAERFGVIAAEFLSCGCHVHVSVDDRDEAVRVLDRIRPSLPLLTALCTNSPFHAGADTGYAGYRTLQMDRWPSAGPVEPFGSAAGYDEAISHMLATGVLLDQGMVYFDARVSHRYPTIEIRVADVCLDVRDAVLLAALCRALVETEAQATDEAVLPSVPVLRLARWQAAGSGVSGDLLDARTLKPVAAWEAIGALVDRLRPALERSGDVELVETALARVRRHGTGADRQRRVFEHTGSMADVVADATRVTIGADHDQS; this is translated from the coding sequence ATGAGTGAACTGCGCACGGTGGGCGTGGAGGAGGAGATGCTGCTCGTCGAGCGCGCCACCGGCCACGCCATGTCCCTGCAGTCGCAGGTGCTCGCGGCCATGCCGGAGAACCCGCCGGATGGCGAGATCGAGGGTGAGTTCGCCCGCGAGCAGATCGAGGTGGGCTCTGCCCCGCACGAGGACCTCGCCGTCCTGGCCGCAGAACTGAGCGAGTGGCGCCACCGTGCGAGCGTGGCCGCCCGTCATCAGGGCGCGGCCGTGGCCGCACTCGGCCTGTCCCCTACGCCCACGGTGCCCCACCGGGCACCGGGAAGCCGGTACGCGCAGATCGCCGAGCGCTTCGGCGTCATCGCGGCCGAGTTCCTCTCCTGCGGCTGCCACGTGCACGTCTCGGTCGACGACCGAGACGAGGCCGTGCGGGTGCTCGATCGTATCCGGCCCTCGCTCCCGCTCCTGACCGCCCTGTGCACGAACTCCCCCTTCCACGCGGGCGCCGACACCGGCTACGCGGGATACCGCACCCTGCAGATGGACCGCTGGCCCTCTGCCGGCCCGGTCGAGCCCTTCGGCTCTGCTGCCGGCTACGACGAGGCCATCAGCCACATGCTCGCCACGGGTGTGTTGCTGGACCAGGGCATGGTCTACTTCGATGCCCGTGTGTCCCACCGCTACCCCACCATCGAGATCCGGGTGGCCGATGTGTGCCTGGACGTGCGTGATGCTGTGCTCCTCGCCGCGCTCTGCCGGGCGCTCGTGGAGACCGAAGCCCAGGCCACGGATGAGGCCGTGCTCCCCTCGGTGCCGGTGCTGCGCCTGGCCCGCTGGCAGGCGGCGGGCTCCGGTGTGAGTGGCGATCTGCTGGACGCACGCACCCTGAAGCCCGTGGCCGCCTGGGAGGCGATCGGCGCGCTGGTGGACCGGCTGCGCCCGGCCCTGGAGCGATCCGGTGACGTGGAACTGGTCGAGACCGCACTGGCCAGGGTCCGCCGCCACGGCACCGGAGCGGACCGCCAGCGCCGGGTCTTCGAGCACACCGGCTCCATGGCGGACGTGGTCGCCGATGCCACTCGCGTGACGATCGGTGCCGATCACGATCAGTCTTAG
- a CDS encoding patatin-like phospholipase family protein produces the protein MPDAPRDRLTSLLRLRNRRRGATGLVLSGGGSRADFEIGALTYLYDRVGIEPTVITGTSAGSILGAVLAQHSDAAGQRRALGRLERLWREMADSSEMFTPNEWFVRLRQRGPEWFAALQRQQRQNPLGRTFARVAASGPLPLRLPRAETDDSNGALGVLELLTALREVGRARPDLAVILRGAEREKALYEPGPIVQRLAEPDFFSPARVASSGVTLRIAAVSLESGELHYVTESGGMVDRENRELRGDPVDMVEAVHASCAIPAVFRPVPLRQETYVDGGVRETLPAEIAMTQLGVGRCFAVVASPPGVPRQASYRDKDMLSVVMRSSVGIMTDESLRDEVEWARSAGATVIAPEIEIHDMLTVNPGLTAISLDYGYVRAAEAVDAASAREVALTRELFILRREIWRAEEQLLIRLGLVEPSENDLLESPGGGTTDAPEASPAEASRPAEADSTDAVAGGPASRPGARTEVDPSAQTLTEIAARKRKLRSLLSQVPARRLPPGAQRWWRGYEGHTAEVPLPPIWR, from the coding sequence ATGCCCGACGCACCACGCGACCGCCTGACCAGCCTGCTGCGCCTGCGGAACCGGCGGCGCGGAGCCACCGGCTTAGTGCTCTCCGGCGGTGGCTCGCGCGCCGATTTCGAGATCGGCGCCCTGACCTACCTCTATGACCGTGTGGGTATCGAGCCCACCGTCATCACCGGCACCTCGGCTGGCTCCATCCTGGGAGCCGTGCTCGCCCAGCATTCCGACGCTGCCGGCCAGCGACGGGCGCTGGGCCGGCTGGAGCGGCTCTGGCGTGAGATGGCGGACAGCTCGGAGATGTTCACCCCGAACGAGTGGTTCGTGCGGCTACGCCAGCGCGGCCCCGAATGGTTCGCGGCGCTGCAGCGCCAGCAACGCCAGAACCCGCTGGGCCGGACCTTTGCGCGGGTCGCTGCCTCCGGGCCGTTGCCTCTGCGGCTCCCGCGGGCCGAAACCGACGACAGTAACGGCGCCCTCGGCGTGCTCGAGCTCCTCACCGCGCTGCGGGAGGTGGGCCGTGCCCGCCCCGACCTAGCGGTGATCCTGCGCGGCGCTGAACGGGAGAAGGCCCTCTACGAGCCTGGTCCGATCGTGCAGCGGCTCGCAGAACCCGACTTCTTCTCCCCCGCACGCGTGGCCAGTTCGGGGGTGACACTCCGCATCGCGGCCGTGAGCCTGGAGAGCGGCGAGCTGCACTACGTCACCGAATCCGGCGGGATGGTCGACCGGGAGAACCGCGAGCTGCGCGGCGATCCGGTGGACATGGTCGAAGCCGTCCATGCGTCTTGCGCCATCCCTGCGGTGTTCCGGCCGGTGCCCTTGCGCCAGGAGACCTACGTGGACGGCGGCGTGCGCGAGACGCTGCCGGCCGAGATCGCCATGACCCAGCTGGGTGTGGGGCGATGTTTCGCGGTGGTGGCCTCCCCGCCGGGGGTTCCGCGCCAGGCCAGCTACCGGGACAAGGACATGCTCTCGGTGGTGATGCGCTCCTCGGTGGGGATCATGACCGATGAGAGCCTGCGCGATGAGGTGGAGTGGGCCCGCTCGGCCGGCGCCACGGTCATCGCGCCGGAGATCGAGATCCACGACATGCTCACGGTCAACCCTGGCCTCACGGCGATCTCCCTGGACTATGGCTACGTGCGCGCCGCCGAAGCGGTCGACGCCGCCTCCGCGCGCGAGGTGGCGCTCACCCGTGAGCTGTTCATCCTGCGCCGCGAGATCTGGCGCGCCGAGGAGCAGTTGCTCATCCGGCTGGGCCTGGTCGAACCCAGTGAGAACGACCTGCTCGAGAGCCCGGGCGGCGGCACCACCGACGCACCGGAGGCCTCACCTGCGGAAGCGTCCCGGCCCGCAGAGGCGGACTCGACGGACGCGGTCGCAGGAGGGCCGGCGTCCAGACCGGGCGCTCGGACCGAGGTCGACCCGAGTGCGCAGACGCTCACTGAGATCGCCGCCCGCAAGCGCAAGCTCCGCAGCCTGCTGAGCCAGGTGCCCGCCCGGCGTCTGCCTCCCGGGGCCCAGCGCTGGTGGCGAGGCTACGAGGGACACACCGCGGAGGTCCCCCTGCCCCCGATCTGGCGATGA
- a CDS encoding histidine kinase, with protein MDLSRYLSSLQQALAGSADSAGPEVQEAANRLAITLEPALRLTLMELAADVAAEVTLKLDGDCVELRLRGGNPEIVVERASAAETEIPAPPTPPPAPTPAEDGSTARISLRLPEGLKNQVDEAAGREGVSVNNWLVRAVHTAVNRPEATSSGPVTDPCRRGPRRLDGWVH; from the coding sequence ATGGACCTTTCGCGTTACCTTTCCTCCCTCCAGCAGGCACTGGCAGGCTCAGCCGACTCTGCCGGTCCGGAGGTCCAGGAAGCGGCCAACCGGCTCGCGATCACCCTCGAGCCCGCACTGCGGCTGACCCTGATGGAACTGGCCGCCGATGTGGCAGCAGAGGTCACCCTCAAGCTCGACGGTGACTGCGTCGAGTTGCGTCTGCGCGGAGGCAACCCCGAGATCGTCGTCGAGCGCGCCTCGGCGGCCGAGACAGAGATTCCCGCCCCTCCCACGCCGCCTCCGGCGCCCACCCCTGCCGAGGACGGCTCGACCGCTCGGATCTCGCTCCGACTCCCCGAGGGCTTGAAGAATCAGGTGGACGAGGCGGCCGGCCGCGAGGGAGTCTCAGTGAACAACTGGCTGGTGCGGGCCGTCCACACCGCCGTCAACCGCCCCGAGGCCACGAGCTCCGGGCCGGTCACAGACCCCTGCCGCCGCGGTCCGCGGCGCCTCGACGGCTGGGTCCACTAG
- a CDS encoding DUF4097 family beta strand repeat-containing protein has translation MRHEFAAAGPVHLDGQLRSSDLTIEEGEGRVTVDIDHGPEPESVEVTFSGGVLRIEVPQLRRAFFGGGRSYQITVRLPAGSSLNLTTGSGDVTSRGEFGHVDVRSGSGCVRATAAQELRIASGSGDVTVTSLGGGSVRTGSGAISIERATGVLQVGSGSGDIEIGRASVVEAKTASGDLSVWDIAGRATLRTASGDLHVRHALNGSVDAVSASGDITVGIAAGTAARLDCSTVSGSTRSTLASATGPGENAETLEVRSRTVSGDILIERAR, from the coding sequence ATGCGGCACGAGTTCGCTGCTGCCGGGCCGGTTCACCTCGATGGGCAACTCCGTTCCTCGGATCTGACCATTGAGGAGGGAGAGGGGCGGGTCACCGTGGACATCGACCACGGTCCCGAGCCCGAGTCCGTGGAGGTGACCTTCTCCGGCGGTGTGCTGCGTATCGAGGTTCCCCAGCTGCGACGGGCTTTCTTCGGCGGAGGGCGCTCCTACCAGATTACGGTCCGACTGCCGGCAGGATCCTCGCTGAACCTCACCACCGGATCCGGTGACGTCACCAGCCGCGGCGAGTTCGGCCATGTGGACGTGCGGAGCGGTTCCGGGTGCGTGCGGGCCACTGCTGCACAGGAGCTTCGCATCGCCTCCGGTTCAGGTGATGTCACTGTGACATCACTGGGCGGTGGTTCGGTGCGCACCGGATCGGGTGCCATCTCGATCGAACGAGCCACCGGCGTCCTGCAGGTGGGCTCCGGTTCGGGGGACATCGAGATTGGCCGCGCCAGTGTCGTGGAGGCCAAGACCGCCTCTGGTGACCTCTCCGTCTGGGACATCGCCGGCCGGGCCACGCTGCGCACCGCCTCCGGCGATCTGCACGTGCGGCATGCCCTCAATGGCTCCGTGGACGCGGTCAGCGCCTCCGGTGATATCACCGTCGGCATTGCGGCCGGCACCGCAGCACGCTTGGACTGCTCCACCGTGTCCGGTTCCACCCGCTCCACCCTCGCCTCTGCTACCGGCCCGGGGGAGAACGCGGAGACCCTGGAAGTGCGCTCGCGCACCGTCAGCGGCGACATCCTCATCGAGCGCGCACGCTGA
- a CDS encoding alpha-galactosidase, protein MTTPSHALPDHVHLQAAGVSLLLDCAEGHLPRVLHWGHSLGAITEHDIEHLRLAARPPAGAAQVDAAVHLSVLAEQSAGWPGTPGLTGHREGADFSTAFRVTAIEHAAGDGFSMAERAVITATDAPSGLDLTLEIELSSSGLARMRAAVTNREDRAFSLHSLDLNLPVPTEAQEILDFTGRWARERSPQRHAFTLGTHLRENRRARALDVSSLMAAGPTGFGWRSGEIRALHVGWSGNTRLYAERHHHAVALLAGGELLHAGEVQLGRDETYTGPWLYFSHGDGLDEMAGRFHQYLRQRPEHPTSPRPVQINVWEAVYFDHDLEKLKQLADVAASLGVERYVLDDGWFGSRRDDSSGLGDWVVSPEVWPHGLWPLVDHVRGLGMEFGLWFEPEMVNPDSELARAHPEWILAARPERWPLEARQQQVLDLTIPEAYAHVRDQMLAIVEEYPISYIKWDYNRDLTEPGNQASGRAVVHEQTRAVYHLMDELLAAKPGLEIESCSSGGGRIDLGVMERCVRVWASDCIDPLERQQIEAGTSLLLPPELVGSHVASTVNHTTGRHHSIDFRASTAFFSHMGIEWDLTSATEEELSRLGDWIALYRQNRELLHSGSVVHADHPDESLTLQGVVGADQERALYALTALRTSPFTTPGMVRLPGLDPERRYRVRPLLPGGADAAPTEARTAWWLEGTTLPGRVLATTGIQLPQLNPEQRLLLEVRTEE, encoded by the coding sequence GTGACCACCCCCTCCCACGCGCTCCCCGACCACGTGCATCTGCAGGCCGCCGGCGTGTCGCTGCTCCTGGACTGCGCGGAGGGACACCTGCCTCGCGTGCTGCACTGGGGCCACTCCCTCGGTGCGATCACGGAGCACGACATCGAGCATCTCCGGCTGGCGGCGCGCCCGCCTGCAGGGGCGGCCCAGGTGGACGCCGCGGTCCACCTGAGCGTGCTGGCCGAGCAGTCGGCCGGGTGGCCGGGGACACCGGGCCTGACCGGCCATCGTGAGGGCGCCGATTTCTCCACCGCCTTCCGTGTCACCGCGATCGAGCACGCGGCAGGCGATGGGTTCTCCATGGCGGAGCGGGCCGTCATCACAGCCACCGATGCTCCGAGCGGACTGGATCTGACCCTGGAGATCGAGCTGAGCTCCTCCGGTCTGGCGCGTATGCGGGCTGCGGTGACCAACCGGGAGGACCGGGCTTTCTCGCTACACAGCCTCGATCTGAACCTCCCGGTGCCCACCGAGGCGCAGGAGATCCTCGACTTCACCGGCCGTTGGGCGCGCGAACGCTCGCCGCAGCGCCACGCCTTCACCCTCGGCACCCATCTGCGTGAGAACCGGCGCGCCCGCGCGCTCGATGTCTCCTCCCTCATGGCGGCCGGGCCGACCGGCTTCGGCTGGCGCAGCGGCGAGATCCGCGCCCTGCACGTGGGATGGTCCGGCAACACCAGGCTCTACGCCGAGCGGCATCATCACGCCGTCGCCCTGCTCGCCGGCGGCGAGCTGCTCCACGCGGGCGAGGTTCAGCTGGGGCGGGATGAGACCTACACCGGCCCGTGGCTCTACTTCAGTCACGGCGACGGGCTCGATGAGATGGCCGGGCGATTCCACCAGTACCTGCGACAGCGCCCGGAACATCCGACCTCGCCGCGCCCGGTGCAGATCAACGTGTGGGAGGCCGTCTACTTCGATCACGACCTCGAGAAACTCAAGCAGCTCGCGGATGTCGCGGCGTCGCTGGGCGTGGAGCGCTACGTCCTCGATGACGGCTGGTTCGGATCGCGGCGTGATGACAGCTCCGGTCTGGGCGACTGGGTGGTCTCGCCCGAGGTCTGGCCCCACGGGCTCTGGCCGCTCGTCGACCACGTGCGTGGCCTCGGCATGGAGTTCGGCCTGTGGTTCGAACCCGAGATGGTCAACCCTGATTCCGAGCTCGCCCGTGCCCACCCGGAGTGGATCCTGGCCGCGCGGCCCGAGCGCTGGCCGCTGGAGGCCCGCCAGCAGCAAGTGCTCGACCTGACCATCCCGGAGGCCTACGCCCACGTGCGTGATCAGATGCTGGCCATCGTGGAGGAATACCCGATCAGCTACATCAAGTGGGATTACAACCGCGATCTCACCGAGCCCGGCAACCAGGCCAGCGGCCGCGCGGTGGTGCACGAGCAGACCCGAGCGGTCTATCACCTGATGGACGAACTCCTCGCAGCGAAGCCCGGGCTGGAGATCGAGTCCTGTTCTTCCGGCGGCGGCAGGATCGACCTCGGCGTGATGGAACGGTGCGTGCGCGTGTGGGCCTCGGACTGTATCGACCCGCTCGAACGCCAGCAGATCGAGGCGGGAACCTCCCTGCTGCTGCCCCCGGAACTGGTGGGTTCTCACGTGGCCTCCACCGTCAACCACACCACCGGGCGCCACCACAGCATCGACTTCCGCGCCTCGACCGCCTTCTTCTCCCACATGGGCATCGAATGGGACCTCACCAGCGCGACCGAGGAGGAGCTCAGCCGGCTCGGTGACTGGATCGCCCTCTACCGGCAGAACCGCGAGTTGCTGCACTCCGGCTCGGTGGTCCACGCCGACCACCCGGACGAGTCCCTGACCCTGCAGGGCGTCGTCGGGGCCGATCAGGAGCGCGCCCTCTACGCCCTGACGGCACTGCGCACCTCCCCCTTCACCACGCCTGGCATGGTGCGACTGCCCGGGCTCGATCCCGAGCGACGCTACCGCGTGAGACCACTGCTGCCCGGCGGCGCTGACGCTGCCCCCACGGAGGCACGAACGGCATGGTGGCTCGAGGGCACGACGCTGCCCGGCCGGGTGCTCGCCACCACCGGGATCCAGCTGCCCCAGCTCAACCCCGAGCAGCGGTTGCTTCTGGAGGTACGCACCGAGGAGTGA
- a CDS encoding SufE family protein, producing the protein MTSPGTLPAPLAAVVDDFQAMPEPERIQLLLDFSRSLPALPERYAEHPELLEPVPECQSPIFLVAEVEGTGPEAVTELFFSAPAEAPTTRGFAGILHEGLNGLTAGEIVGLPGDVSERLGLTQAISPLRLRGMAGMLGRIQRQVREKAGL; encoded by the coding sequence ATGACCTCCCCCGGCACCCTCCCGGCTCCCCTCGCGGCAGTGGTGGACGACTTCCAGGCCATGCCGGAACCCGAGCGGATCCAGCTCCTGCTGGACTTCTCGCGATCGCTCCCAGCTCTGCCCGAGCGCTACGCCGAGCACCCCGAGCTGCTGGAGCCGGTACCGGAGTGCCAATCGCCGATCTTCCTCGTCGCCGAGGTCGAGGGCACGGGACCGGAGGCCGTCACGGAGCTGTTCTTCTCCGCCCCGGCCGAGGCCCCGACCACGCGGGGTTTCGCAGGCATCCTGCACGAAGGGCTCAACGGCCTCACGGCCGGCGAGATCGTGGGCCTGCCGGGCGACGTCTCGGAGCGGCTCGGCCTCACCCAAGCGATCAGCCCGCTTCGCCTGCGGGGCATGGCGGGAATGCTCGGCCGCATCCAGCGCCAGGTGCGCGAGAAGGCCGGGCTCTAG
- a CDS encoding response regulator: protein MIRVLLVDDQALQRMGMLMFLSSQPDIDVAGEAADGVEAVRLVSELNPDVVLMDIRMPGMDGIAATAHITGGREGSAAGPRVLLLTTFDVDEYVLDGVQAGASGFLTKDAEPAELLAGIRAVASGDAVLAPSATRRLLHRLTDPGIGSREPADGNSDQQAAARVLVDQLTEREREILTAIGRGHTNREIQAAMFLAESTVKGHVGRILLKLGARDRVHAVIIAFRAGLVGRE from the coding sequence GTGATCCGCGTCCTCCTCGTCGATGACCAAGCCCTGCAGCGCATGGGCATGCTCATGTTCCTCTCGAGCCAACCGGACATCGACGTCGCGGGCGAGGCCGCTGACGGCGTCGAGGCGGTCCGGTTGGTCTCGGAGCTGAATCCCGACGTGGTGTTGATGGACATCCGGATGCCGGGCATGGATGGCATCGCCGCGACCGCGCACATCACCGGGGGGAGAGAGGGCAGCGCCGCCGGTCCGCGCGTGCTGCTGCTGACGACGTTCGACGTCGATGAGTACGTCCTGGACGGCGTGCAGGCCGGCGCGAGCGGGTTCCTGACCAAGGATGCCGAACCGGCGGAGTTGCTGGCCGGGATCCGAGCGGTGGCCTCAGGGGATGCGGTGCTCGCCCCGAGCGCCACCCGGCGCCTCCTGCACCGGCTCACCGACCCCGGGATCGGATCACGGGAGCCCGCCGACGGGAACTCGGATCAGCAGGCGGCCGCACGGGTGCTTGTCGATCAACTCACCGAACGGGAGCGGGAAATCCTCACTGCCATCGGCCGCGGCCACACCAACAGAGAGATCCAAGCGGCGATGTTCCTGGCCGAATCGACGGTGAAGGGCCATGTCGGGCGCATCCTCCTGAAGCTCGGCGCCAGAGACCGTGTCCACGCCGTCATCATCGCGTTTCGTGCCGGACTGGTGGGCCGGGAATGA
- a CDS encoding sensor histidine kinase, producing MAELLQRARDLDQRRPLWWDIGLPVLTLTVCLYATSQPDAVALIALVLLHGAAIFRRRFPFGALMVGFFVLLLTTATALLVEAALPWGFLALWIMLFNLGLREASRSPLWAGIVTAGATGIALAVPVTESADMPHRLPTAVAVLAMAAASYLLGLQIHGRREQVHAQQAEAARAAVVAERSRIAQEMHDIIGHNLSVMTSLATGGAVSVRTQPARAEEAFHAIGATSRSSAREVRRVLSVLRQDRSVGGVALTPPPGVAEVEGLIDSFRTAGLQVNFERLGPLAGLSAGRQLAAYRIVQESLTNTLRHAGPQAGSRVTLTLERDVLAVTVEDDGARIPGAAPGALSDPGSSRLAECQGIVGMRERSEAYGGSLEAGPHGNGWRVRATIPAGVPDAPESGALTGLDGEQS from the coding sequence ATGGCCGAACTGCTGCAACGGGCGCGGGATCTCGACCAGCGCCGGCCGCTGTGGTGGGATATCGGCCTGCCGGTTCTGACCCTGACTGTCTGCCTCTACGCCACCAGTCAGCCGGACGCTGTCGCTCTCATCGCCTTAGTTCTATTGCATGGTGCCGCGATTTTCCGGCGGCGGTTTCCGTTCGGTGCCTTAATGGTGGGCTTCTTCGTGTTGCTGCTGACGACAGCGACCGCTTTGCTCGTGGAGGCAGCGTTGCCGTGGGGTTTTCTGGCCCTATGGATCATGCTGTTCAATCTCGGACTGCGGGAGGCCTCGCGCTCCCCGCTATGGGCCGGGATCGTCACGGCGGGAGCCACGGGAATCGCGCTGGCCGTCCCTGTCACCGAGTCCGCCGATATGCCCCATCGGCTGCCCACTGCCGTGGCCGTCCTGGCCATGGCGGCTGCCTCCTACCTGCTCGGCCTGCAGATCCACGGCCGTCGCGAGCAGGTCCACGCACAACAGGCGGAGGCCGCCCGGGCCGCGGTCGTCGCCGAACGTTCGCGCATTGCGCAGGAGATGCACGACATCATCGGCCACAACCTCTCGGTGATGACCTCTCTGGCGACCGGCGGGGCGGTCTCCGTGCGTACTCAGCCGGCCCGGGCAGAAGAGGCCTTCCACGCCATCGGAGCGACGAGCCGGTCCTCGGCTCGGGAGGTGCGGAGAGTGCTGAGCGTGCTGCGCCAGGACCGCAGCGTGGGGGGAGTGGCTCTGACCCCGCCGCCCGGGGTCGCCGAGGTGGAGGGGCTCATCGACTCCTTCCGCACTGCCGGTCTGCAGGTCAACTTCGAACGCCTGGGACCGCTGGCGGGCCTCTCGGCCGGACGGCAACTCGCTGCCTACCGGATCGTGCAGGAGTCGCTGACCAACACACTCCGCCATGCCGGACCGCAGGCCGGCTCGCGGGTCACCCTCACCCTGGAACGGGATGTCCTCGCCGTCACCGTGGAGGACGACGGCGCCCGTATCCCTGGCGCAGCGCCGGGAGCCCTCAGCGATCCGGGATCATCCAGGCTCGCCGAGTGCCAGGGGATCGTGGGTATGCGGGAGCGGTCCGAAGCGTACGGAGGGTCACTCGAAGCCGGTCCGCACGGCAACGGCTGGCGGGTCAGGGCCACGATCCCCGCCGGCGTGCCCGACGCTCCAGAGTCCGGCGCCTTGACGGGCCTGGACGGGGAGCAGTCGTGA